One region of Bombus affinis isolate iyBomAffi1 chromosome 5, iyBomAffi1.2, whole genome shotgun sequence genomic DNA includes:
- the LOC126916906 gene encoding protein crumbs isoform X4, with amino-acid sequence MRARYVVAVLTSLLVVTDEAPQDSRHKNYDERPREAYFNGSAFLKLSSFVSVHRHSGLSFRTCEGGRLFMQKYNEDSISLEVTPDGLLFAAIIDQQRYKARLNARLLNNVWHNVNIFFRLGNLTLNAAGHTQVIANATYNAAILTLPDYDMNGSLIVGEAFRGCILQGPGILFNDSINNGAIFGPCPAENKGCGTSGLNGGIGSSAIATMDFCHHEPCMMHGKCVSRQDRYECHCYARYSGNNCQIDNGPPCMSSPCRNGGTCNEDSKGDFSCTCKPGFTGIYCESQLGVRLCEQSPCRNEGVCIALTESEYKCECLPGWTGKNCETNFNECSPNPCRHGGVCIDGINNYTCICDRTGYEGGNCEIDIDECLANPCLNNGVCYDNYGGYICHCPNGFEGQNCELNLNECLSNPCMHDADCVDDVGSYHCNCPSGYAGRHCELKSLCENAACPPNSICVEDAHGPQCVCNPGFMGNPPNCTINYCASNPCSNGGACTSNKDGFNCTCPPEWKGTTCLSPASDWCSACYNGGSCLETRFGVMCQCPRFWTGPQCKDPITCRDLPCKQASACHDYPGGYYCTCEPGWTGPECSIDVDECSSDPCRNGGICIDQQNSYYCQCLPGYTGKNCQINVDECLSQPCQNGGTCIDRINGYICNCTKDFMDENCEREYNACASNPCQNNGNCTLIPRSRREFVCECPRGFEGKICDVNVDDCVDVLCPDGKVCVDGIAGYECKCREGYRDPNCTLIVDHCATKPCNSGTCIDRGEQGFECKCRDGFKGKFCEEDVNECEVEGSSLCNNGICVNTNGSYNCFCRPGFSGDHCDIDIDECLCGPCKNNATCIDGINTFECQCPAGYSGKTCDVDVNECESNPCLNGATCVDEIASYMCICSPGFRGLNCEINIDDCEPLPCLNHGQCIDGINNYTCDCADTGFEGVHCEKNIDDCRSGPCVNGAHCIDDVKNYKCQCYAGYTGKNCEVDINECESSPCQYNGTCLERSNMELYKSDALTLPSIFNQEFSYANASGYECLCVQGVTGKNCEVNINECDSNPCQAGTCVDRIGGYTCECDEGYEGDHCQHDIDECKRYSPCEHGVCTDGRADYTCTCEPEYGGKNCSVELIGCQGNACQNGGTCWPYLVDETIHKFNCTCPNGYHGEICDYVTTMSLNGSSYVLVNTTRDEGYDIQFRFRTTLPNGLLAIGKGLTFYILELVNGKLNLHSSLLNKWEGVFIGSELNSSTWQKVFVAINATHLVLSANEEQTIYPISLNEGSNSNHTSFPMTYVGGTTNYLRRLTHGPYFFVGCTEDVVINGEWVYSGTSSKTVYMEDVEPGCPREAQCSPNRCKNGGHCTDRWRDFSCKCERPYLGHTCQYNMTAATFGYENITNGYVTVKVSDMARRAVRSIVDISMFIRTRQDRGDIFYLGTEPNPQTDLKPQEKTYIAAQLEGGELLVRIQFNGSEAYTVGGVKLNDGNNHLIQVIRNVTLVQVKINGTEYFRKTISASGQLNVTVLYLGGMPQASRYIRQVDNRQIEVPQVPQVNFKGIIQDVQISNGIETMVVEFFPLKANDIPTPIQFGNVTFDNDKILKGVISDNVCVSSPCDHNGTCHVTWNDFWCQCPRGYTGKTCQEMEFCQLQDCPSGSKCQNLDDGYECIANATFNGVTTSFTYVYNQVEEKNVTDSTIDTIQITYRSNTGGTLMHIAPRIGDQHFTVSVYKDKVTVSWRLNLQNQGILTFGKAEPDGNWTSIVLRLSNNSMECGYANSNDEYASQVSPNFSFPLWYDLLITGTVTLGGLGSVLSNKHSYITIGPGKQILENKSGINENSIDFTERILTTASPPYNVMSGEAFKGCLGEVRIGSMLLHYFTYEEVYQNANFTPLEYLALQENNSTYHDSIGCQLCFDSDCKNDGYCFDKANSYICECPAGYAKDDCSLNIDECIDNKCTNGATCIDGIANYTCVCNSGWQGWLCLSLFQMRQ; translated from the exons TACTTACGAGCTTATTAGTAGTCACCGACGAAGCGCCGCAAGATTCCAGACACAAAAACTACGATGAACGTCCCAGGGAAGCCTATTTCAATGGGTCGGCGTTCCTCAAATTGAGCTCGTTCGTGTCCGTGCATAGGCATAGCGGTTTGAGTTTTCGAACATGCGAAGGAGGTCGACTTTTCATGCAGAAATACAACGAGGATTCGATTAGTCTGGAAGTGACCCCGGATGGACTTCTGTTCGCGGCCATCATCGATCAACAACGATACAAAGCGAGACTAAACGCCAGATTACTGAATAATGTTTGGCACAACGTCAATATCTTCTTTAGGCTCGGAAATCTCACTTTAAACGCAGCAGGACACACACAG GTAATTGCCAATGCAACGTACAATGCTGCGATCCTTACGCTGCCCGATTACGATATGAATGGCTCCCTTATCGTGGGAGAAGCGTTCAGAGGATGTATCCTCCAAGGTCCTGGTATACTTTTTAACGATTCCATCAATAACGGAGCTATCTTTGGCCCCTGTCCTGCGGAAAACAAAGGAT GTGGTACGAGCGGACTTAACGGTGGTATAGGATCAAGTGCAATCGCCACCATGGATTTCTGCCATCACGAGCCATGCATGATGCATGGTAAATGCGTGTCACGGCAGGATCGTTACGAGTGTCACTGTTACGCCCGATATTCCGGCAACAACTGTCAAATTGACAACG GTCCGCCATGTATGAGCAGTCCTTGCCGCAACGGTGGCACATGCAACGAAGACTCGAAAGGAGACTTTAGCTGTACCTGCAAGCCAGGCTTTACCGGAATTTACTGCGAATCGCAACTCGGTGTACGACTTTGCGAACAAAGTCCATGCAGAAACGAAGGTGTTTGTATAGCGCTCACCGAAAGCGAATATAAGTGCGAGTGCCTGCCTGGTTGGACGGGGAAAAATTGCGAAACCAATTTTAACGAATGCTCACCGAATCCTTGCAGACACGGTGGAGTTTGCATCGATGGTATCAACAATTATACCTGCATATGCGATAGAACAGG ATACGAAGGTGGTAATTGCGAAATTGACATCGACGAATGCTTGGCGAATCCCTGCTTGAATAACGGCGTGTGCTATGATAATTACGGTGGCTACATCTGTCACTGTCCGAACGGTTTCGAGGGTCAAAATTGTGAATTGAACTTAAACGAGTGCTTGTCGAATCCTTGCATGCACGACGCCGATTGCGTGGACGACGTTGGCTCCTATCATTGTAATTGTCCGTCCGGATACGCCGGTCGACACTGCGAGCTTAAGAGTTTGTGCGAGAACGCGGCATGCCCGCCGAATAGCATCTGTGTAGAAGACGCACATGGGCCGCAATGCGTCTGTAATCCTGGATTCATGGGCAATCCTCCGAATTGCACCATCAATTATTGTGCCAGTAATCCATGTAGTAATGGCGGAGCATGCACAAGTAACAAAGACGGATTCAACTGTACTTGTCCGCCGGAATGGAAAG GAACGACATGTCTATCACCCGCCTCTGATTGGTGCTCCGCTTGCTACAACGGAGGCAGTTGCCTCGAGACGCGTTTCGGTGTTATGTGTCAGTGCCCAAGATTTTGGACAGGACCTCAATGCAAGGATCCGATCACTTGTCGCGATCTACCTTGCAAACAAGCTTCCGCTTGTCACGATTAT CCCGGCGGTTATTATTGCACCTGTGAGCCAGGATGGACAGGCCCCGAGTGTTCCATCGACGTCGACGAGTGCTCCAGTGATCCCTGTCGTAACGGCGGTATCTGCATCGATCAACAGAATAGCTACTACTGTCAATGTCTTCCAGGATACACTG GTAAAAATTGTCAGATCAATGTGGACGAGTGCTTATCACAACCTTGTCAAAACGGCGGTACTTGTATCGATCGAATCAATGGATACATATGCAACTGTACGAAAGACTTCATGGATGAAAATTGCGAACGCGAGTACAATGCGTGCGCGTCAAATCCTTGCCAGAATAATGGGAATTGCACGCTGATACCAAGGTCTCGACGAGAATTCGTTTGCGAGTGCCCTCGCGGCTTTGAAGGCAAGATTTGTGACGTGAATGTGGACGACTGCGTCGATGTGCTATGCCCTGATGGGAAAGTTTGCGTTGATGGTATCGCTGGTTACGAGTGTAAATGTCGCGAGGGTTACAGAGATCCCAATTGTACCCTTATCGTTGACCATTGCGCGACGAAACCTTGTAACAGCGGCACGTGTATCGATCGCGGAGAACAAGGTTTTGAATGCAAATGCAGAGACGGTTTCAAAG GAAAATTTTGCGAGGAGGATGTGAACGAATGCGAGGTAGAAGGTAGCTCATTATGTAACAACGGTATTTGCGTAAATACAAATGGCAGTTATAATTGCTTCTGCAGACCGGGATTTTCCGGAGATCACTGCGACATCGACATTGACGAATGCTTATGCGGTCCGTGTAAAAATAACGCTACGTGTATCGATGGTATTAACACGTTCGAGTGTCAGTGTCCAGCTGGTTATTCCGGGAAAACATGCGACGTGGATGTGAACGAATGCGAAAGCAATCCTTGTTTAAACGGCGCAACCTGCGTCGATGAGATCGCTAGTTACATGTGTATTTGTTCACCTGGTTTCCGTGGATTAAACTGTGAGATAAATATCGACGATTGCGAACCATTGCCCTGTTTAAATCATGGCCAATGTATAGACGGTATAAACAATTACACCTGTGACTGTGCCGACACCGGTTTCGAGGGTGTACATTGTGAGAAAAATATCGACGACTGCCGATCAGGACCCTGTGTGAACGGTGCTCACTGCATAGACGATGTCAAGAATTACAAATGCCAGTGTTATGCCGGCTATACTGGCAAAAATTGCGAAGTCGATATAAACGAATGCGAGAGTTCACCTTGTCAGTATAATGGTACTTGCTTGGAGAGATCTAACATGGAATTGTACAAAAGTGACGCGTTGACGTTACCTTCGATATTCAACCAAGAGTTCAGCTATGCGAATGCGAGCGG ATACGAATGTCTTTGCGTACAAGGTGTTACGGGAAAAAACTGCGAAGTAAATATTAACGAGTGCGATAGTAATCCATGCCAAGCTGGAACCTGTGTAGACCGTATTGGTGGTTATACTTGCGAATGTGACGAGGGATATGAAGGCGATCATTGTCAACACGATATCGACGAGTGTAAAAGATATTCACCCTGCGAGCACGGCGTGTGTACCGATGGAAGAGCTGATTATACCTGCACTTGTGAGCCAGAATACGGTGGTAAAAATTGTTCGGTAGAGCTGATCGGTTGTCAAGGAAATGCTTGTCAAAACGGTGGAACTTGTTGGCCATACCTCGTCGATGAAACGATACATAAATTCAACTGTACCTGCCCGAATGGATATCACGGTGAAATTTGCGATTAC GTAACGACAATGTCTTTGAACGGCAGCTCGTACGTTTTAGTAAATACCACTCGAGACGAAGGATACGACATACAATTCCGCTTTCGGACGACTTTACCAAATGGATTACTGGCCATTGGAAAAGGCTTGACATTTTATATCCTTGAACTCGTTAATGGCAAACTAAATTTGCACTCGAGCCTTCTGAACAAATGGGAGGGCGTATTTATCGGCAGTGAATTAAACTCATCCACTTGGCAAAAAGTGTTCGTAGCGATCAACGCTACGCATCTAGTACTCTCGGCTAACGAGGAACAAACGATCTATCCCATTAGCCTAAACGAAGGTTCCAATTCAAATCATACATCTTTCCCGATGACTTATGTCGGCGGTACAACCAATTATCTGCGGCGGTTAACCCATGGCCCATATTTCTTCGTGGGTTGCACCGAGGATGTAGTCATTAACGGAGAGTGG GTGTACTCTGGTACCTCATCAAAAACCGTATATATGGAAGATGTTGAGCCAGGATGTCCCCGCGAAGCCCAATGTTCACCAAATCGTTGTAAAAACGGTGGCCACTGCACGGACAGGTGGCGTGACTTTTCCTGTAAATGTGAGAGACCGTATCTTGGTCATACCTGTCAATACAACATGACAGCAGCGACGTTCGGATATGAGAATATAACAAACGGATACGTAACCGTAAAAGTGTCAGATATGGCTAGGCGAGCAGTTAGATCGATCGTCGATATTTCCATGTTCATTCGCACTAGACAAGATAGGGGTGATATATTTTATCTAGGAACAGAACCGAATCCACAAACGGATCTTAAACCTCAGGAGAAAACTTATATAGCAGCTCAATTAGAAGGAGGCGAATTACTCGTTAGGATTCAGTTTAACGGTTCAGAGGCATACACCGTTGGCGGCGTAAAATTAAACGATGGAAACAATCATCTAATACAAGTAATTAGAAACGTAACATTGGTGCAAGTGAAGATCAACGGTACCGAATATTTCCGGAAAACTATCAGCGCGTCCGGTCAATTGAACGTAACTGTGCTATACTTGGGTGGCATGCCACAAGCATCCAGATACATACGGCAAGTTGACAATCGCCAGATAGAAGTACCGCAAGTACCGCAAGTTAACTTCAAGGGAATTATTCAAGATGTTCAAATATCGAATGGCATTGAGACTATGGTCGTCGAATTCTTTCCTCTAAAG gcAAACGATATTCCCACTCCAATACAATTTGGTAACGTGACTTTCGATAACGACAAAATTCTTAAGGGTGTGATATCCGACAACGTATGCGTGAGTAGTCCATGCGATCACAATGGAACTTGTCACGTTACGTGGAACGACTTTTGGTGCCAATGCCCACGAGGATATACCGGAAAAACTTGCCAGGAAATGGAATTCTGTCAACTGCAGGATTGTCCTTCCGGATCGAAATGTCAAAATCTAGACGATGGTTATGAGTGCATCGCTAATGCTACTTTTAACGGTGTCACGACTTCTTTCACCTACGTTTATAATCAGGTTGAAGAGAAAAATGTGACCGACTCGACGATCGATACCATTCAGATTACGTATCGATCGAATACCGGTGGCACGTTAATGCATATTGCGCCTCGTATAGGCGATCAGCATTTTACCGTTTCCGTTTACAAGGACAAGGTCACGGTATCTTGGCGCTTGAACTTGCAAAATCAAGGAATACTAACGTTTGGTAAAGCCGAACCTGATGGTAATTGGACGTCTATCGTATTGAGATTGAGCAATAATTCCATGGAATGTGGATATGCAAATTCTAACGACGAGTATGCATCGCAAGTTAGCCCGAACTTTAGTTTTCCTTTGtggtatgatttattaattACCGGAACGGTCACTCTTGGTGGACTCGGCTCTGTTTTATCGAATAAACATAGTTACATAACGATCGGCCCTGGAAAACAGATCCTAGAAAATAAAAGCGGTATTAATGAAAATTCGATAGATTTTACTGAACGTATATTGACCACCGCTTCTCCGCCTTACAATGTAATGTCAG GAGAAGCTTTTAAAGGATGCTTGGGTGAAGTAAGAATTGGTAGTATGCTTCTACATTACTTCACGTACGAAGAAGTATATCAAAACGCCAATTTTACACCCTTAGAGTACTTAGCATTACAAGAAAATAATTCAACGTATCATGACAGTATTGGCTGTCAACTTTGCTTCGACTCCGATTGCAAAAATGACGGCTACTGTTTTGATAAAGCAAACAGTTACATTTGCGAATGCCCCGCTGGGTACGCGAAAGACGATTGCTCCCTTAACATCGACGAATGCATTGATAATAAATGTACGAATGGAGCAACGTGCATCGATGGAATCGCTAattatacgtgtgtgtgtaatAGCGGCTGGCAGGGATGGTT GTGCTTATCTTTATTTCAGATGCGACAGTGA